The following are from one region of the Girardinichthys multiradiatus isolate DD_20200921_A chromosome 9, DD_fGirMul_XY1, whole genome shotgun sequence genome:
- the mylk4b gene encoding myosin light chain kinase 2, skeletal/cardiac muscle isoform X2, giving the protein MSSTLVNSLAKVYDPNPLHGQKLSARKFSLNGSDRSQASSSSSHHDASLRCMESRIDSLSSQMEHLLNMQQTVLIRLDGLSQDVRGMVRDMASSNEERRGSGIEAICRELHGAVERIESQGCRLEGVEKLVEGTQQVISFIGEVVKSSKLVELLFKQPGNKTSRKAKDDKDKAKHSVKGGKSQKKRKPQDSSDSPSLSESALKEQVEKLNRENTEYSHVNPEADVQSREDAGSGVKRGEELAKLIHKGSPAPASQTKEGRKGNKESKKEEDEGDVFDDTEAEEEEQQTEDDSEEKGRKVENDVKKRLEGESEESSDLEKAISYMSNASQESSEDAGDGATAGKRRVTEEDLVKDDLKKSRVEDHVVENIDGQLVDGSKSEEAKPEAKEGGDSAVKEFVIDAGPPPTAPFDHRIVTPKPHQIATYYTINRDEVLGGGRFGQVYKCHENSSGLTLAAKIIKAKSQKEKEVVRNEIQVMNQLNHANLIQLYAAFESRNDIILVMEYVEGGELFDRIIDENYNLTELDTVLFIHQISEGLQYMHKNYILHLDLKPENILCVSRDTNKIKIIDFGLARRYKPREKLRVNFGTPEFLAPEVINYEFVSFPTDMWSLGVITYMLLSGLSPFLGDDDNETLNNILACQWNFEEEEFEDISDEAKDFITRLLVKSKSWRMSATESLRHAWLSDRNLHYRLHQKKQPGPRFAL; this is encoded by the exons ATGAGCTCCACCCTGGTTAACTCTTTAGCCAAAGTGTACGATCCCAATCCGCTTCATGGTCAGAAGCTTTCTGCAAGGAAATTTTCCTTGAATGGATCAGACCGGTCTCAGGCGTCATCCTCCTCTTCTCATCACGATGCATCCCTCCGCTGCATGGAAAGCAGAATCGACTCCCTCAGCTCCCAGATGGAGCATCTGCTCAATATGCAGCAGACCGTCCTGATCCGGCTGGACGGCCTGTCACAGGATGTGAGAGGCATGGTTCGGGATATGGCCTCCTCCAATGAAGAGAGACGTGGCTCAGGCATTGAGGCCATTTGCAGGGAGTTGCATGGGGCTGTGGAGCGTATAGAGAGTCAGGGGTGCAGGCTGGAAGGGGTGGAGAAGCTGGTGGAGGGAACCCAGCAGGTGATCAGCTTCATTGGGGAGGTGGTGAAAAGCTCCAAGCTTGTGGAGCTTTTATTCAAACAACCTGGAAACAAAACCAGCAGGAAG gCAAAAGATGACAAGGACAAAGCCAAGCATAGTGTGAAGGGAGGGAAATCCCAGAAGAAAAGGAAACCTCAAGATTCATCAG ATAGCCCCTCTCTGAGTGAGTCGGCTCTGAAGGAGCAGGTTGAAAAGCTCAACAGGGAGAACACCGAGTACTCCCATGTAAATCCGGAAGCTGACGTCCAGAGTCGGGAAGATGCGGGCAGCGGGGTAAAAAGAGGAGAGGAGCTGGCCAAGCTGATCCACAAAGGGTCACCTGCTCCTGCAAGCCAAACTAAGGAGGGAAGGAAGGGAAATAAGGAAAGCaagaaagaggaagatgaggggGATGTGTTTGATGAcacagaagcagaggaagaggagcaacAGACAGAAGATGATAGTGAAGAAAAGGGCAGAAAAGTGGAGAATGATGTTAAGAAAAGACTTGAAGGAGAATCAGAAGAGTCATCGGATTTAGAAAAAGCTATTTCATACATGAGCAACGCGTCCCAGGAAAG CTCTGAGGATGCTGGAGATGGGGCCACTGCAGGCAAACGTCGTGTCACAGAAGAAGACCTGGTAAAGGATGACCTGAAAAAGAGTCGAGTGGAGGACCATGTAGTGGAAAATATTGACGGGCAGTTAGTGGATGGGTCAAAATCTGAAGAAGCAAAGCCGGAAGCTAAAGAAGGTGGAGATTCTGCAGTGAAGGAGTTTGTAATTG ATGCAGGCCCTCCTCCGACCGCTCCTTTCGATCACCGCATTGTGACTCCCAAACCCCATCAGATAGCCACCTATTACACTATAAACAGGGATGAAGTTCTGGGCGG ggGACGTTTCGGACAAGTCTACAAGTGCCACGAGAACTCATCTGGGCTGACTCTCGCTGCTAAAATCATCAAAGCAAAGAGTCAAAAAGAGAAG GAGGTGGTGAGGAACGAGATCCAGGTGATGAACCAGCTGAACCACGCCAACCTCATCCAGCTCTACGCAGCCTTTGAGTCGCGGAATGACATCATCCTGGTTATGGAATA TGTGGAAGGAGGAGAGCTGTTTGATCGCATCATTGATGAGAACTACAACCTGACCGAGCTGGACACGGTGCTGTTCATCCATCAGATCAGTGAAGGGCTGCAGTACATGCACAAAAATTACATCCTGCATCTTGATCTCAAG CCAGAAAACATTCTTTGTGTCAGCAGAGATACAAACAAGATCAAAATCATTGACTTTGGCCTGGCAAGGAG GTATAAACCCAGAGAGAAGCTGAGGGTCAACTTTGGAACGCCTGAATTCCTTGCCCCTGAAGTCATCAATTACGAGTTTGTTTCATTCCCAACGGACATGTGGAGTCTTGGAGTCATCACGTACATGCT GCTTAGCGGTTTGTCTCCGTTTCTGGGGGACGACGACAATGAGACACTCAACAACATTCTGGCTTGTCAGTGGAACTTCGAAGAGGAGGAGTTTGAAGACATTTCCGATGAGGCGAAAGACTTTATCACCCGTCTGCTGGTGAAGAGCAAGAGTTGGAGGATGAGCGCAACAGAATCCCTCAGACATGCTTGGCTGTCTGACCGAAATTTGCACTATCGACTACATCAGAAG aAACAACCAGGCCCTCGGTTTGCCTTGTGA
- the mylk4b gene encoding myosin light chain kinase 2, skeletal/cardiac muscle isoform X1: MSSTLVNSLAKVYDPNPLHGQKLSARKFSLNGSDRSQASSSSSHHDASLRCMESRIDSLSSQMEHLLNMQQTVLIRLDGLSQDVRGMVRDMASSNEERRGSGIEAICRELHGAVERIESQGCRLEGVEKLVEGTQQVISFIGEVVKSSKLVELLFKQPGNKTSRKAKDDKDKAKHSVKGGKSQKKRKPQDSSDSPSLSESALKEQVEKLNRENTEYSHVNPEADVQSREDAGSGVKRGEELAKLIHKGSPAPASQTKEGRKGNKESKKEEDEGDVFDDTEAEEEEQQTEDDSEEKGRKVENDVKKRLEGESEESSDLEKAISYMSNASQESSEDAGDGATAGKRRVTEEDLVKDDLKKSRVEDHVVENIDGQLVDGSKSEEAKPEAKEGGDSAVKEFVIDAGPPPTAPFDHRIVTPKPHQIATYYTINRDEVLGGGRFGQVYKCHENSSGLTLAAKIIKAKSQKEKEVVRNEIQVMNQLNHANLIQLYAAFESRNDIILVMEYVEGGELFDRIIDENYNLTELDTVLFIHQISEGLQYMHKNYILHLDLKPENILCVSRDTNKIKIIDFGLARRYKPREKLRVNFGTPEFLAPEVINYEFVSFPTDMWSLGVITYMLLSGLSPFLGDDDNETLNNILACQWNFEEEEFEDISDEAKDFITRLLVKSKSWRMSATESLRHAWLSDRNLHYRLHQKKNKCHSSHAPPPES; encoded by the exons ATGAGCTCCACCCTGGTTAACTCTTTAGCCAAAGTGTACGATCCCAATCCGCTTCATGGTCAGAAGCTTTCTGCAAGGAAATTTTCCTTGAATGGATCAGACCGGTCTCAGGCGTCATCCTCCTCTTCTCATCACGATGCATCCCTCCGCTGCATGGAAAGCAGAATCGACTCCCTCAGCTCCCAGATGGAGCATCTGCTCAATATGCAGCAGACCGTCCTGATCCGGCTGGACGGCCTGTCACAGGATGTGAGAGGCATGGTTCGGGATATGGCCTCCTCCAATGAAGAGAGACGTGGCTCAGGCATTGAGGCCATTTGCAGGGAGTTGCATGGGGCTGTGGAGCGTATAGAGAGTCAGGGGTGCAGGCTGGAAGGGGTGGAGAAGCTGGTGGAGGGAACCCAGCAGGTGATCAGCTTCATTGGGGAGGTGGTGAAAAGCTCCAAGCTTGTGGAGCTTTTATTCAAACAACCTGGAAACAAAACCAGCAGGAAG gCAAAAGATGACAAGGACAAAGCCAAGCATAGTGTGAAGGGAGGGAAATCCCAGAAGAAAAGGAAACCTCAAGATTCATCAG ATAGCCCCTCTCTGAGTGAGTCGGCTCTGAAGGAGCAGGTTGAAAAGCTCAACAGGGAGAACACCGAGTACTCCCATGTAAATCCGGAAGCTGACGTCCAGAGTCGGGAAGATGCGGGCAGCGGGGTAAAAAGAGGAGAGGAGCTGGCCAAGCTGATCCACAAAGGGTCACCTGCTCCTGCAAGCCAAACTAAGGAGGGAAGGAAGGGAAATAAGGAAAGCaagaaagaggaagatgaggggGATGTGTTTGATGAcacagaagcagaggaagaggagcaacAGACAGAAGATGATAGTGAAGAAAAGGGCAGAAAAGTGGAGAATGATGTTAAGAAAAGACTTGAAGGAGAATCAGAAGAGTCATCGGATTTAGAAAAAGCTATTTCATACATGAGCAACGCGTCCCAGGAAAG CTCTGAGGATGCTGGAGATGGGGCCACTGCAGGCAAACGTCGTGTCACAGAAGAAGACCTGGTAAAGGATGACCTGAAAAAGAGTCGAGTGGAGGACCATGTAGTGGAAAATATTGACGGGCAGTTAGTGGATGGGTCAAAATCTGAAGAAGCAAAGCCGGAAGCTAAAGAAGGTGGAGATTCTGCAGTGAAGGAGTTTGTAATTG ATGCAGGCCCTCCTCCGACCGCTCCTTTCGATCACCGCATTGTGACTCCCAAACCCCATCAGATAGCCACCTATTACACTATAAACAGGGATGAAGTTCTGGGCGG ggGACGTTTCGGACAAGTCTACAAGTGCCACGAGAACTCATCTGGGCTGACTCTCGCTGCTAAAATCATCAAAGCAAAGAGTCAAAAAGAGAAG GAGGTGGTGAGGAACGAGATCCAGGTGATGAACCAGCTGAACCACGCCAACCTCATCCAGCTCTACGCAGCCTTTGAGTCGCGGAATGACATCATCCTGGTTATGGAATA TGTGGAAGGAGGAGAGCTGTTTGATCGCATCATTGATGAGAACTACAACCTGACCGAGCTGGACACGGTGCTGTTCATCCATCAGATCAGTGAAGGGCTGCAGTACATGCACAAAAATTACATCCTGCATCTTGATCTCAAG CCAGAAAACATTCTTTGTGTCAGCAGAGATACAAACAAGATCAAAATCATTGACTTTGGCCTGGCAAGGAG GTATAAACCCAGAGAGAAGCTGAGGGTCAACTTTGGAACGCCTGAATTCCTTGCCCCTGAAGTCATCAATTACGAGTTTGTTTCATTCCCAACGGACATGTGGAGTCTTGGAGTCATCACGTACATGCT GCTTAGCGGTTTGTCTCCGTTTCTGGGGGACGACGACAATGAGACACTCAACAACATTCTGGCTTGTCAGTGGAACTTCGAAGAGGAGGAGTTTGAAGACATTTCCGATGAGGCGAAAGACTTTATCACCCGTCTGCTGGTGAAGAGCAAGAGTTGGAGGATGAGCGCAACAGAATCCCTCAGACATGCTTGGCTGTCTGACCGAAATTTGCACTATCGACTACATCAGAAG AAAAACAAGTGCCACTCCTCACATGCTCCACCCCCAGAGAGCTAA
- the mylk4b gene encoding myosin light chain kinase 2, skeletal/cardiac muscle isoform X3 — translation MSSTLVNSLAKVYDPNPLHGQKLSARKFSLNGSDRSQASSSSSHHDASLRCMESRIDSLSSQMEHLLNMQQTVLIRLDGLSQDVRGMVRDMASSNEERRGSGIEAICRELHGAVERIESQGCRLEGVEKLVEGTQQVISFIGEVVKSSKLVELLFKQPGNKTSRKAKDDKDKAKHSVKGGKSQKKRKPQDSSDSPSLSESALKEQVEKLNRENTEYSHVNPEADVQSREDAGSGVKRGEELAKLIHKGSPAPASQTKEGRKGNKESKKEEDEGDVFDDTEAEEEEQQTEDDSEEKGRKVENDVKKRLEGESEESSDLEKAISYMSNASQESSEDAGDGATAGKRRVTEEDLVKDDLKKSRVEDHVVENIDGQLVDGSKSEEAKPEAKEDAGPPPTAPFDHRIVTPKPHQIATYYTINRDEVLGGGRFGQVYKCHENSSGLTLAAKIIKAKSQKEKEVVRNEIQVMNQLNHANLIQLYAAFESRNDIILVMEYVEGGELFDRIIDENYNLTELDTVLFIHQISEGLQYMHKNYILHLDLKPENILCVSRDTNKIKIIDFGLARRYKPREKLRVNFGTPEFLAPEVINYEFVSFPTDMWSLGVITYMLLSGLSPFLGDDDNETLNNILACQWNFEEEEFEDISDEAKDFITRLLVKSKSWRMSATESLRHAWLSDRNLHYRLHQKKNKCHSSHAPPPES, via the exons ATGAGCTCCACCCTGGTTAACTCTTTAGCCAAAGTGTACGATCCCAATCCGCTTCATGGTCAGAAGCTTTCTGCAAGGAAATTTTCCTTGAATGGATCAGACCGGTCTCAGGCGTCATCCTCCTCTTCTCATCACGATGCATCCCTCCGCTGCATGGAAAGCAGAATCGACTCCCTCAGCTCCCAGATGGAGCATCTGCTCAATATGCAGCAGACCGTCCTGATCCGGCTGGACGGCCTGTCACAGGATGTGAGAGGCATGGTTCGGGATATGGCCTCCTCCAATGAAGAGAGACGTGGCTCAGGCATTGAGGCCATTTGCAGGGAGTTGCATGGGGCTGTGGAGCGTATAGAGAGTCAGGGGTGCAGGCTGGAAGGGGTGGAGAAGCTGGTGGAGGGAACCCAGCAGGTGATCAGCTTCATTGGGGAGGTGGTGAAAAGCTCCAAGCTTGTGGAGCTTTTATTCAAACAACCTGGAAACAAAACCAGCAGGAAG gCAAAAGATGACAAGGACAAAGCCAAGCATAGTGTGAAGGGAGGGAAATCCCAGAAGAAAAGGAAACCTCAAGATTCATCAG ATAGCCCCTCTCTGAGTGAGTCGGCTCTGAAGGAGCAGGTTGAAAAGCTCAACAGGGAGAACACCGAGTACTCCCATGTAAATCCGGAAGCTGACGTCCAGAGTCGGGAAGATGCGGGCAGCGGGGTAAAAAGAGGAGAGGAGCTGGCCAAGCTGATCCACAAAGGGTCACCTGCTCCTGCAAGCCAAACTAAGGAGGGAAGGAAGGGAAATAAGGAAAGCaagaaagaggaagatgaggggGATGTGTTTGATGAcacagaagcagaggaagaggagcaacAGACAGAAGATGATAGTGAAGAAAAGGGCAGAAAAGTGGAGAATGATGTTAAGAAAAGACTTGAAGGAGAATCAGAAGAGTCATCGGATTTAGAAAAAGCTATTTCATACATGAGCAACGCGTCCCAGGAAAG CTCTGAGGATGCTGGAGATGGGGCCACTGCAGGCAAACGTCGTGTCACAGAAGAAGACCTGGTAAAGGATGACCTGAAAAAGAGTCGAGTGGAGGACCATGTAGTGGAAAATATTGACGGGCAGTTAGTGGATGGGTCAAAATCTGAAGAAGCAAAGCCGGAAGCTAAAGAAG ATGCAGGCCCTCCTCCGACCGCTCCTTTCGATCACCGCATTGTGACTCCCAAACCCCATCAGATAGCCACCTATTACACTATAAACAGGGATGAAGTTCTGGGCGG ggGACGTTTCGGACAAGTCTACAAGTGCCACGAGAACTCATCTGGGCTGACTCTCGCTGCTAAAATCATCAAAGCAAAGAGTCAAAAAGAGAAG GAGGTGGTGAGGAACGAGATCCAGGTGATGAACCAGCTGAACCACGCCAACCTCATCCAGCTCTACGCAGCCTTTGAGTCGCGGAATGACATCATCCTGGTTATGGAATA TGTGGAAGGAGGAGAGCTGTTTGATCGCATCATTGATGAGAACTACAACCTGACCGAGCTGGACACGGTGCTGTTCATCCATCAGATCAGTGAAGGGCTGCAGTACATGCACAAAAATTACATCCTGCATCTTGATCTCAAG CCAGAAAACATTCTTTGTGTCAGCAGAGATACAAACAAGATCAAAATCATTGACTTTGGCCTGGCAAGGAG GTATAAACCCAGAGAGAAGCTGAGGGTCAACTTTGGAACGCCTGAATTCCTTGCCCCTGAAGTCATCAATTACGAGTTTGTTTCATTCCCAACGGACATGTGGAGTCTTGGAGTCATCACGTACATGCT GCTTAGCGGTTTGTCTCCGTTTCTGGGGGACGACGACAATGAGACACTCAACAACATTCTGGCTTGTCAGTGGAACTTCGAAGAGGAGGAGTTTGAAGACATTTCCGATGAGGCGAAAGACTTTATCACCCGTCTGCTGGTGAAGAGCAAGAGTTGGAGGATGAGCGCAACAGAATCCCTCAGACATGCTTGGCTGTCTGACCGAAATTTGCACTATCGACTACATCAGAAG AAAAACAAGTGCCACTCCTCACATGCTCCACCCCCAGAGAGCTAA
- the mylk4b gene encoding myosin light chain kinase family member 4 isoform X4: protein MENFLKDKDIWILGSVCLVATFLWRRVWKLFSVRKRGRTTVHADAQAKDDKDKAKHSVKGGKSQKKRKPQDSSDSPSLSESALKEQVEKLNRENTEYSHVNPEADVQSREDAGSGVKRGEELAKLIHKGSPAPASQTKEGRKGNKESKKEEDEGDVFDDTEAEEEEQQTEDDSEEKGRKVENDVKKRLEGESEESSDLEKAISYMSNASQESSEDAGDGATAGKRRVTEEDLVKDDLKKSRVEDHVVENIDGQLVDGSKSEEAKPEAKEGGDSAVKEFVIDAGPPPTAPFDHRIVTPKPHQIATYYTINRDEVLGGGRFGQVYKCHENSSGLTLAAKIIKAKSQKEKEVVRNEIQVMNQLNHANLIQLYAAFESRNDIILVMEYVEGGELFDRIIDENYNLTELDTVLFIHQISEGLQYMHKNYILHLDLKPENILCVSRDTNKIKIIDFGLARRYKPREKLRVNFGTPEFLAPEVINYEFVSFPTDMWSLGVITYMLLSGLSPFLGDDDNETLNNILACQWNFEEEEFEDISDEAKDFITRLLVKSKSWRMSATESLRHAWLSDRNLHYRLHQKKNKCHSSHAPPPES from the exons gCAAAAGATGACAAGGACAAAGCCAAGCATAGTGTGAAGGGAGGGAAATCCCAGAAGAAAAGGAAACCTCAAGATTCATCAG ATAGCCCCTCTCTGAGTGAGTCGGCTCTGAAGGAGCAGGTTGAAAAGCTCAACAGGGAGAACACCGAGTACTCCCATGTAAATCCGGAAGCTGACGTCCAGAGTCGGGAAGATGCGGGCAGCGGGGTAAAAAGAGGAGAGGAGCTGGCCAAGCTGATCCACAAAGGGTCACCTGCTCCTGCAAGCCAAACTAAGGAGGGAAGGAAGGGAAATAAGGAAAGCaagaaagaggaagatgaggggGATGTGTTTGATGAcacagaagcagaggaagaggagcaacAGACAGAAGATGATAGTGAAGAAAAGGGCAGAAAAGTGGAGAATGATGTTAAGAAAAGACTTGAAGGAGAATCAGAAGAGTCATCGGATTTAGAAAAAGCTATTTCATACATGAGCAACGCGTCCCAGGAAAG CTCTGAGGATGCTGGAGATGGGGCCACTGCAGGCAAACGTCGTGTCACAGAAGAAGACCTGGTAAAGGATGACCTGAAAAAGAGTCGAGTGGAGGACCATGTAGTGGAAAATATTGACGGGCAGTTAGTGGATGGGTCAAAATCTGAAGAAGCAAAGCCGGAAGCTAAAGAAGGTGGAGATTCTGCAGTGAAGGAGTTTGTAATTG ATGCAGGCCCTCCTCCGACCGCTCCTTTCGATCACCGCATTGTGACTCCCAAACCCCATCAGATAGCCACCTATTACACTATAAACAGGGATGAAGTTCTGGGCGG ggGACGTTTCGGACAAGTCTACAAGTGCCACGAGAACTCATCTGGGCTGACTCTCGCTGCTAAAATCATCAAAGCAAAGAGTCAAAAAGAGAAG GAGGTGGTGAGGAACGAGATCCAGGTGATGAACCAGCTGAACCACGCCAACCTCATCCAGCTCTACGCAGCCTTTGAGTCGCGGAATGACATCATCCTGGTTATGGAATA TGTGGAAGGAGGAGAGCTGTTTGATCGCATCATTGATGAGAACTACAACCTGACCGAGCTGGACACGGTGCTGTTCATCCATCAGATCAGTGAAGGGCTGCAGTACATGCACAAAAATTACATCCTGCATCTTGATCTCAAG CCAGAAAACATTCTTTGTGTCAGCAGAGATACAAACAAGATCAAAATCATTGACTTTGGCCTGGCAAGGAG GTATAAACCCAGAGAGAAGCTGAGGGTCAACTTTGGAACGCCTGAATTCCTTGCCCCTGAAGTCATCAATTACGAGTTTGTTTCATTCCCAACGGACATGTGGAGTCTTGGAGTCATCACGTACATGCT GCTTAGCGGTTTGTCTCCGTTTCTGGGGGACGACGACAATGAGACACTCAACAACATTCTGGCTTGTCAGTGGAACTTCGAAGAGGAGGAGTTTGAAGACATTTCCGATGAGGCGAAAGACTTTATCACCCGTCTGCTGGTGAAGAGCAAGAGTTGGAGGATGAGCGCAACAGAATCCCTCAGACATGCTTGGCTGTCTGACCGAAATTTGCACTATCGACTACATCAGAAG AAAAACAAGTGCCACTCCTCACATGCTCCACCCCCAGAGAGCTAA